CGCTGACGCGCCACCACCTCCCGGTGATGGCGGACGCCGGACTCGTGGAGTACGACGAGGCCGACGAATCCGTCACGCTCGCAGAACTGTCGCCGGACGCGCGCGAACACGTCGAACGGGCACTGGACGAGCAGTGAATCACTGCGACACGTAGTGACCCGTTAGCGAATCGCTCTCGAATCGTGTCGATTCGTCACACCTTTGCCCGCAGATTCGCTCGTTCCTACATGGACCAGAGCGTTCGTCTAGTGCTCGTACTGGCGATAGCTCTCTCGCCGATGGTGCTGTACGTCGGCCTGCTGCGAGGTTTGGCCCGGCTTTGCGACGGCGACGCTAGCGACCGGTTCGGCGGCCGAAAATCACCTTCTGGCGTCACCGACGCGGCCGCGGAGATGCTCGACACCGGACCGATTCGGAGCGGTAACCGTACTCTTCGCTCGGAGTCGGTCGCCTGCTCGGACTGCGGCACGTCGAACGTAAGCGATGCGGCGTACTGTCGGTCGTGTCTGCGTACGTTGCGGGAGTAGCGCGAGAAGAGCGAGATAGCAGAAAAAGGCGAAAGTTCTACAGGAAGTCTTCGATGTGGTCTGCGACTTCGTTCGGGGTGTCGCCGACCGGGACGCCAGCGTCGTTCAGCGCGTTGATTTTCGATTCTGCAGTGCCGGTGCCGCTACCGGAGACAATCGCACCGGCGTGACCCATGCGCTTGCCCGGCGGTGCGGTGCGACCGGCGATGAAGCCAGCGACCGGCGTGTCCATATTCTGGGCGATGTACTGGGCGGCCTCTTCCTCGTCCTCGCCGCCGATTTCGCCGCACATGACGACGGCTTGGGTGTCTTTGTCCTGTTCGAACAGTTCGAGCGCGTCGATGAAGTCCGTCCCGATGATGGGGTCGCCGCCGATGCCGATGGCGGTGGTCTGGCCGATGCCACGCGACGTGAGGTTATCCACGACTTGGTAGGTCAGCGTCCCGGAGCGCGAGACGAGACCGACGTTGCCCGACTCGAAGATGTTGCCCGGCAGGATGCCGAGTTTCGCTTCGCCGGGGGTGATGATGCCCGGACAGTTCGGGCCGATGAGTCGCGTGTCCACTTCGCCGAGTCGCTTGTGGACCTTCGCCATGTCCTGGGTCGGGATGCCTTCCGTAATGGCGACCACGAGGTCCAGCGGCGCGTCGAGTCCTTCGAAGACGGCGTCCGCGGCGAACGCGGGCGGCACGAAGACGACCGACGCGTCTGCGTCCTCTTCGCGGGCGGCCTCTTCGACGGTGTCGTAGACGGGAACGCCTTCGACTTCTTGACCACCTTTGCCGGGCACCGCGCCAGCGACGACGTTGGTGCCGTAGTCCATCATCTGTGCGGTGTGGAACTTACCCTCTCCGCCGGTGATGCCCTGTACGACGACGCGAGTGTCTTCGTCTACGAGTACGCTCATTGTCCTCCCTCCGCGTTCTTGACTGCACCTTGCACGGCGTCTTCCAGTGTCTCCTCGACCTGCACGAGTTCGTCGTTCAGAATCTCGCGGCCCTCTTCGGCGCGGGTGCCAGCGAGACGAACGACGACGGGTTTCGGAATCTCGTCGAACTGGCCGAGCGCGTCGTTGATACCCTTGGCGACCTCGTCACCGCGGGTGATGCCGCCGAAGATGTTGAACACGACCGAATCGACGTTCTCGTCGGAGAACACCATATCCAGTGCGTTGGCGACTCGTTCTGCCTTCGCGCCGCCACCGATGTCGAGGAAGTTGGCGGGCGTGCCGCCGTAGTAGTCCACGAGGTCCAGCGTCGTCATCACGAGACCGGCACCGTTACCGATGATGCCGACGTTGCCGTCGAGTCGGACGTAGTCGAAGCCGTACTCTCCGGCCTTCTTCTCCAGTTCGTCCTCGTAGGTCTCCTCTTCCATCTCGGCGAGGTCCGATTGGCGGAACAGCGCGTCGTCGTCGATGTTCATGACGGCGTCCGCGGCGATGACCTCGTCGTCCTCCGTAATCATCAGCGGGTTGACCTCGATTTCGCTGGCGTCGCGGTCGTCCCAGAGTTGGTAGAGCGTCTGGAGAATCGACGCCACGTCGAGTGCGACTTCGCGGGGGACGCCCGCTTCGTAGACGGCCTTACGGGCCTGATACGGGTGCATCCCGAACGCGGGGTCTACGTGTTCGCGGGCGATTGCCTCGGGGGTCTCCTCGGCGACGGATTCGATGTCCACGCCGCCTTTCGAGGAGACCATGGCCACGGGCTTGCCCTCGCCGCGGTCCATCGTCACACCGACGTACAGTTCGTTTTTGAAGTTGACGGCCTCTTCGACCAGCACGCGCTCGACGTGGTAGCCCTTGAGGTCCATCCCGAGGATGTCTTCGGCGTACTCCTCGGCTTCCGCCTTGTTCTCTGCGAGTTTGATGCCACCGGCTTTGCCACGGCCACCGACGTGGACCTGTGCCTTGACGGCTACCGGGTAGCCGATGTCCTCGGCGGCCTCCACGACCTCGTCTACGGACGACGCCAGCGTCGCCTCTGGCGTCGGAATCCCTGCATCGGCGAAGACGTTCTTCGCCTGATACTCGTGCAGTCTCATTTTGCATCCGAAAACGGGTCGTCCGGTCGCTTAAATCCCGACGGTTCGTGGCTGAGAGTGAGCGAGAGCGGGCGATACTTGCCGGATGTTACTCTTCGGCGTACAACCGAACTAACCCGCAGTCCGGACACCGCCGCGGCACCACGTCGAGCGCGGTACTCGCACCGACGGCGGCCAGCAAGTCGTCGCCGTTCTCCTCCGTTCGGACGCGAAACTCGCCGTTTCCGGTGAACAGGTCGGCCTCCTCCAGCGGCACCTCACAATCAGGACAGCGACCCGTCGTTGCCATGTCGAGTTGTCGTCACTGCAACTCGAAAAACATGTCGGTTATCGTTACTTCTTCGACACCACGAACAGAGCCAGAATCGATTCGCCGACGAACCGACCGGAGTCAGTTCGTCGAGACGATGTCGATGACGTCGCGCTCGTCTAACACGCTGTCGGAGCCGACCTGTCGGTTGCTCCGGCAGTCGATGCCGTGGAGGAACCCGTCGCCCAAATCGGAGTGGATGTGGTACGCGAAGTCCTCCGCGGTGGACTGTTCCGGCAGGAGGAAGCAGTCGGGCAGGACCTCACCGTTCTCGTTGCCGAGGCCGTTCGCGCCGCCGGGGAAGACTGGCACGACGCCCAACTCCTCGAAGAGTGCGTCTTCAATCGCTTGCTGGACGCCAGTGCCGCCGTACTCCGCTACGAACTCCTGAATCTCTTCGAGACCCTTGCGCTGTTCGTCCGAAACGTCGGCCACTATCTCGAACTCAGTGTCGCCGGGCCGGTATTGGACTGCACCCTGTTCGTCGGCGTTCTTCAGGGCCTTCTCGGCGTGAGCGCTCGCAGGCGTAAACGTCAGATGCTCGTACTCGGGGTCCGACGTAATCTCCTCGAAGTTTTCCTGTGCCTCGGGCGTGTCCATCTTGTTTGCGGCGACGACCATCGGTTTCGTCGTCTTACGAATCTCGCGCGCCAAATCTTCTCTGTCATCGTCGTCCCACGTCTCGGGTTCGAGTTCCAAACCGAGCGAGAGGATTTCGCGTTTTATCTCGTCTTTGTTGATGCGGAACGCGCTCATCTGCTCGGCCAACTCGATTTCGATGTCGTCCTCGTTGCCGTCGTAGCCGCTCTCGTAGCGGTTGATTCCCTTCTCCAGAATTTCGAGGTACCACATGTCGAGTTCCGCTTCGAGGAAGTCGATGTCCTCGCGCGGGTCGTGGTCCTCGACCGGTTCGCCTTCGATGTCGGTCTTGCCCGAGAAGTCAACGACGTGGACCAGCACGTCCGCTTCGTTCAGGTCGGTGAGGAACTGGTTGCCGAGGCCGCGACCCTCGTGTGCGCCGGGGACGAGTCCCGCAACGTCAACGAGTTTGGTCGGTACGAAGCGCGTTTCGTCCTTGCAGAAGCCGACGTTCGGCGTACACTGCTCGTCGAACTCCGGGGCGGCACACTCGACGCGCACGTAGGCTTCTCCGACAGAGGGGTCGATAGTCGTGAACGGGTACGCGCCCTCCGGCACGTCGTCCATCGTCGCCGCGTTGAAGAACGTCGATTTGCCCACCGAGGGCTTGCCGACGAGACCGATTTTGTAGCTCATTGGGTTCGTCTGACTGACGAATAGCTAAAAACCCATCTATCGCCGAGAGCGGGCGTGAGGCGTTGTCACGGCACAGTTTGGCACTTGTCTGGCCCCGTTTTCGCCCGGAGATTTTTGTCGTCCCTCGTCGTGTCTCTAGTGGATGATTTTCCGACTGTCGCAGAGACGGAGCAGTGGATGGGGCTGAGAGACCGCACACGGTCGCTGGTCGGAACGCTGTCGTTTCTGGCTCAGTGGCTCTGCTATCGTCTCGTCGAGCGACTGCAGTTCTGGGAGCGCGACGACTCGTTGTGGGTGTTCGGCGCGCGCGGCGGCGAGGCGTTCGCAGACAACGCGAAGTACCTCTACCTGCACGTGGCTGCCCAACACGCCGATATACGGCCTGTCTGGCTCTCGAAGAACCGTGAGGTCGTCCGAGAGCTTCAGGAGGAAGGCTACGAGGCGTACTACTGCTACTCGCCCAGCGGACTCCTCCTCAATTTGCGCGCTGGCGTCGTCTTCCTCACGCAGGGCCACCGAGACCTCACGATGCCCTGCTGTGCGGGCGCACTGACCGTCCTGCTCTGGCACGGCGTTCCCCTCAAGAAAATCTCTTGGGACGCAGGATTCGCCGAGGAACCAACAGTCGTCCAAAGAGCCCACGCCGACATGGCCGCGGAGTTCGACGTGCTCACGGTCCCTGGCGGGGCATCGACCCGCGTCTTCGAGTCGGGTCTTCGAATCGACCGCGAGCGAATGGTCGCGACTGGCTATCCGAGAAACGACGCCCTGTTCGACTCGATTCCGGGCGAAGCGGTCGGCACCGACACCGACTCGTTGGCGAACGTCGAGCGCCTTTCGGCGGACCACCCCGTCCTGTTCTACCTGCCGACGTTCCGAGAGTGGGACGGCGGGTCGGTCGCCGCACAACTCGACTTCGCGGCGCTCGACGACCTTCTCGAACGCCGCGACGCGTATCTCGTGCTGAAGATGCATCCCCGTGAGCCGCTTCCCGTAGACGCGGCCGACTTCTCGCGCGTCGTCGTCCTCCCCGAACACACCGACGTCTATCCGTTTCTCCGGCACGCAGACGCGCTCGTGACCGACTACTCCTCCGTCGCGCTCGACTACCTCCTCCTCGACCGGCCGCTCGTCTTCTATCCGTTCGACCTCGACCGCTACCGCGAGAAGCGCGGCCTCTACTTCGACTACGACGAGGTGACGCCGGGACCGGTCGCCCGAAACTTCGAGGACCTTCTCGTGGCGCTCGACGGTGCGTTGTCCGACCTCGACGCTCCCGGCGAGTTCGCCAGCGAGCGCCGTGCAGTGCGCGAGCGGTTACTGGACGACGATAGTCCCGGACTCGATGACGAGCGTTCAGCAACTGGCCGGTCGGCCGCCGTCTACGACTTGGTCCAACGCCACCT
The sequence above is a segment of the Halorussus halophilus genome. Coding sequences within it:
- a CDS encoding CDP-glycerol glycerophosphotransferase family protein yields the protein MDDFPTVAETEQWMGLRDRTRSLVGTLSFLAQWLCYRLVERLQFWERDDSLWVFGARGGEAFADNAKYLYLHVAAQHADIRPVWLSKNREVVRELQEEGYEAYYCYSPSGLLLNLRAGVVFLTQGHRDLTMPCCAGALTVLLWHGVPLKKISWDAGFAEEPTVVQRAHADMAAEFDVLTVPGGASTRVFESGLRIDRERMVATGYPRNDALFDSIPGEAVGTDTDSLANVERLSADHPVLFYLPTFREWDGGSVAAQLDFAALDDLLERRDAYLVLKMHPREPLPVDAADFSRVVVLPEHTDVYPFLRHADALVTDYSSVALDYLLLDRPLVFYPFDLDRYREKRGLYFDYDEVTPGPVARNFEDLLVALDGALSDLDAPGEFASERRAVRERLLDDDSPGLDDERSATGRSAAVYDLVQRHLSNAR
- a CDS encoding redox-regulated ATPase YchF, translated to MSYKIGLVGKPSVGKSTFFNAATMDDVPEGAYPFTTIDPSVGEAYVRVECAAPEFDEQCTPNVGFCKDETRFVPTKLVDVAGLVPGAHEGRGLGNQFLTDLNEADVLVHVVDFSGKTDIEGEPVEDHDPREDIDFLEAELDMWYLEILEKGINRYESGYDGNEDDIEIELAEQMSAFRINKDEIKREILSLGLELEPETWDDDDREDLAREIRKTTKPMVVAANKMDTPEAQENFEEITSDPEYEHLTFTPASAHAEKALKNADEQGAVQYRPGDTEFEIVADVSDEQRKGLEEIQEFVAEYGGTGVQQAIEDALFEELGVVPVFPGGANGLGNENGEVLPDCFLLPEQSTAEDFAYHIHSDLGDGFLHGIDCRSNRQVGSDSVLDERDVIDIVSTN
- the sucC gene encoding ADP-forming succinate--CoA ligase subunit beta → MRLHEYQAKNVFADAGIPTPEATLASSVDEVVEAAEDIGYPVAVKAQVHVGGRGKAGGIKLAENKAEAEEYAEDILGMDLKGYHVERVLVEEAVNFKNELYVGVTMDRGEGKPVAMVSSKGGVDIESVAEETPEAIAREHVDPAFGMHPYQARKAVYEAGVPREVALDVASILQTLYQLWDDRDASEIEVNPLMITEDDEVIAADAVMNIDDDALFRQSDLAEMEEETYEDELEKKAGEYGFDYVRLDGNVGIIGNGAGLVMTTLDLVDYYGGTPANFLDIGGGAKAERVANALDMVFSDENVDSVVFNIFGGITRGDEVAKGINDALGQFDEIPKPVVVRLAGTRAEEGREILNDELVQVEETLEDAVQGAVKNAEGGQ
- the sucD gene encoding succinate--CoA ligase subunit alpha gives rise to the protein MSVLVDEDTRVVVQGITGGEGKFHTAQMMDYGTNVVAGAVPGKGGQEVEGVPVYDTVEEAAREEDADASVVFVPPAFAADAVFEGLDAPLDLVVAITEGIPTQDMAKVHKRLGEVDTRLIGPNCPGIITPGEAKLGILPGNIFESGNVGLVSRSGTLTYQVVDNLTSRGIGQTTAIGIGGDPIIGTDFIDALELFEQDKDTQAVVMCGEIGGEDEEEAAQYIAQNMDTPVAGFIAGRTAPPGKRMGHAGAIVSGSGTGTAESKINALNDAGVPVGDTPNEVADHIEDFL